GAAGTTGGTGTTTATGCTGTTAGGTTCTAGGTTTTTTCTTTAGTAGACAAATTGTCCACTGTGTAATTCTTCCTGTCTTTAGTATAGATAAATGGTGATCTTTCTGTTTTCACCAGCATTACAAGCTTTTTCTTTCCACTCTGTTATTATGTTAGTAAGTTATGATTATGAAAATTTTGGTCCACCTTTTCAGTATCAAGTAAAGGTCTACAGCTTGTGGGTTGCAGACCGAGTCTGTTGAATAGTGCCCTGGCTTTGTGCGTCTACTATTTATTTCATTGGTTTCCCATCTAAATATTATTTTTCACCATATTGAGACAGATGTGTGTGATTAAGGTATGCAGCTATCCATTGCCGGTTTGGATGCATTCCACCACCCTTGCCCACTTTTGGCATGGCAAAAATACTCATTGGGTTACCCACAGCCCCCAacccaacccccccccccccccccctctctggTTGAGGGTGGCTGGAGAGCACCCTCCCAGCTTGGTATTCTTGCCATCGCTAGTTCCAAAGCTTTTTGGGTTTGTTTGCTCATTCATTTTTCAGTACCAACTAGATTTGAGTATGAGAATTCATTTATTTTATCTTGCTCTGTATATGGTTAATTTTCTGTGTTTATGAGTGGTCTGGTGTATAAGTGTGTTATATGCAGAATGCTTATGTTGACGGGCCCCTACGTAGCAAACCTGTTGCCAATTGATTCTGAGTATGTTCAAGAAGCCTTACAGCTGCGCTAGGTTCCTTTATCGCTATCACATTATCAATAAGTTCTCGTTTCgagtttaaaaaataaaatcaaaaaagTGACGGCCACACTATTTTTCTTCCTCACAGTTGGGTAGTAAATTTGAAATGCAGTCGTCTCATTGGATATAGATTGGATTTGAGCAGTGAGATTTTTGGATTGAAATGGTGTTGGTGATACAAGAACTAATTACTAACGTCATATACAACAAGTAAGCAATTAATATCTATTCATCCAACGTCCAACCCCCCAATTCTTCTCCAAACCCTGAATTTCTAATCTGCTAAACCCTTTCAGTGTTTTCCAAACCGAAATATATCCTCCAAACTCCAAATTCCAAAAAGACATCTAACCTGTATTATGTGCTTATAATtgtatatacacatatatgcTTCTGATTTAGTTTGCTACTTCCGACTAGTTTACTGATGAAGTTCTAAGCAAGGAATCTTCGGCGTCTTTTACGGGAGGTTGCCGAGTTGTATCCCCAAAATGTTTCCCGTCAGATCCCATTATCTCATCTAATTCATCCACAGAGGCACCCTGCTGTATTATAAGAAGGGATGTACTTCCCATGACGCTTGAAGATGCCAATGTTTCCCCCCAAGTTCCGagcttattggtcttgttgcattCGAACAACGGTGCTGTTATTGGGGAGCAACCATCATGACCTCTTCCCACTATGTACAGCTGATATTGACCTTCCATGGTGCTTACTATATTGATAATGTCTTCCAAATTATTCACCAGCTTCTCACATAGAACTAAGGAGGGTTCATTCATGGACTCAAGTTTGAACTCATCTATGCATGCGTCGTCTAGTTGTTTCTGCTGCCTAATGTTTTCATTTGTCTTGTATTCCTCATCACCATCGTGATGATAACTCACCTCCCATGCCTCTTTACTGAGGGTGAACCGTATAACTTTTAAGTTCACCCTAGGATGCCTAGCCATCCTCCATGCGTACGCTAATGCCTCTCGATCATCTGGCCCTCCAATGAAAAACATGACGAAGTTTTGGGACTCCAAAGAAGCGTTGTGGAATGTGACAAGCCCACAATCCACCAAAAGACCTACAGAGCACTTTGCATTTTCCATGACCTTCTTACTAATTTCCGTGAGAAGAGGATCATAACGATCATCTGGGACTCCATCAATAGTAGTTGGCATACGGAACGGGAGGATTATGAAGTTGACGTGCTTCTCGTCAGCCATGTTGCATATATCCTCGTGCATAGTGGCGTAGGCAGACACTGCGGTGAGTGATTGAACGGAGACATTTTCTCTTTGCCTTGCATAGTTCTGAAATGCATTGGAGCTCAAGTCGTCGTTGCCATctgctccagttttgttgcaagAATCATGCACGATGAGCATAGCAGCATTATGGTCGGTAAGTTCCACCAGTTTGACAGCAAAGACATGAATTGGGGATTTACTGGATGGATTGGAAGCGTCAATGAGGCTtatgatgcctgatgcgttGCTCGCAGTATGGGTGCATGCAAGGATTCGAAGCTCTGTTTCAACTCCTACACTTTGTATGCTTCTCTGTTTATATTGTGTAGAACTCTTGGTGGACTTGCAAATGAGGGCTAGGAAGGGTCCAACGGGAACCGTCATTGCCCAAATTGCAACCAACATTACTCCATATGTTTGGGTGTCCAAAGCCTGTTCAATGAAGATAACTCATCAACTTTTAGTTTCacaaagaaaaaatgtgtatatatatattttatagcCTTGCATTTCAGCATTTCAGATTTTGTAAGTAATTGTACATGTGACTCCATAAGCAActgttaattaattaaaagtagTCACACCTTTAGGTCACGAGCAGAGGTGAGTATAAGGAGTGCCAATAAGCCTTTAGTGTTCATAAGGATTCCCAGAACTAAACTATCGCGAGGTGTCATTTTGTTGAGTACAGCAGCGATGAAAGTGCCGACAATCTTAGCTGTGAAAGCCAGGATGATCACCCCAACAAGCTGAGGCACGGTAGATTCAGCTTGCAGATTGTTATTTAGATCACCGAGTAGCCAAAAAGAATGGAATCTCGCCCCAATGACCAAGTAAAAGAGGGGCATCATCAGGCTTTCCACAAATTTTCCAACACGATCTGCAAACATTTGTTTGAAGTGTACCCCCCTGGGCATAATTGCTCCCAACATGAAAGGTCCGACGATGGAGTGTCCACCGCAGGCATCGGTTATTAATCCACTTAATACAATCCCAAACAGAATGAAGCATATTTGGACATCACTATAGCCGTCTTCCTTGGTGGTGTGGCGCATTACCCAGGCGAGAGCTGGCCGAAGTAAAAAAATACTGTATGCAATGAAGCCTAACGTTAACAACACCGTGTACAATTTACCATAACCGAGTATGGCCATTACcacaagaaaaagaaaccaTGACGCCACATCGGAGATAATGGCACCAGATAAGGCTAGTCGTCCCACCTCCGAGTGGAGAAGCTTGAAGTCGGCAAGAATTTGGGTGATATCAGCGAAGTTGGTGCTGGAGAGGACAATGCCCCAGAAGATAGGGCCGTACGCTACATTTTTCATATTGCTTTTGGCTTTCACGGTTTCAAAGTCGCGGAAGAGTACATAGGTATGCAATGCCCACCCGGCGGGGATGGCAAAGACCACGCCGGCGAGGGCAATGCTGAGAGCCTTTGTCCCTGCACGTACTACTGGTCTGAATTCAAACTCTAACCCAATGAGGAAAATGTGGAACACGAGCCCCAAGTTTGCCAGAGTCTCCAAGGTCATTATGCTATCGAAAGGAAGTATGGAAACTCCCACGATTCTCGTGATAGCAAAGAAAGATGGACCTAATAGAACGCCAGCCTGCATCCAAATAATGCATCCATGCTCTAGCAATCAATCGCATGTAGACAAATGAAAAGGCAAATAGCATCATCTTAAAACAAATCTTCTAGCATACATGCCCTTACTTTTTCCACCATTAAATCAGATGAGAACGCACATCTAATGGTGCAAAAGATAGTGGAACGTATTTTGTTCGATGGAATAGTGGAACGTATTTCATGAGCTAGCTAGAGTATGATGCATTTTACTATATAGAGTAACAAGGATGgagaaaaataagaatattACTGGGACTCACAAGAATATTAGAAACAATGCGTGGTTGGCGCAAGGGTTTGAGGATGTAGGCAAGAATGTGACCGAGCAACAAGACAGCGAGCAGTTGGATGATGAGCATTGGGAGAGATGATACAAAGGGGTTTTCTGCACTCCATAGCCCGGTGTTTCGGGTCTCTGTTTTGTTATAACACACATTGAAAGAGGTTTTGTTTCCATACATGATATTGAATGTCGTTTTGGCCATCGTAAGCTGGAGAGCTTTATTTGATCCCTTATTACCCCAAATTTGATGAGTTTTCTCCTTTCTTTATGTTTCTCTTTCAACACATTcacaaagaaaggaaaaaaaaaagggattaaAAATGCTTCAAAGAACAGAAATCTTAACTAACTGGGTTTGTAACAAGCATTCAGGGTCTTCTTGCTCAACTCGCCCTTTGATTTTGTGGTAAACTTTGGTCAATTAAATATGAGCGTGTTAGTTCAAGTCTTGTTCAACGTAACCAACTAATTAAACTTCCAAAACTAACTaaccatttttttgttttcagggTAGTTGTAATCACTTTTTCACTTCCACTCCCAGCCATGTTGAATTATTTTTAGGTCCCAACCTCTCCATAACTAATTTACCGTTTACACTGttgaattacttttttttttctttggtactTTTATAccctaaaaaattaaattacttCACACACACACGTCTTATGACCGCATGTGtgaaacaattttatttttatttttactttttgaaagaaaaaagtagGAAGTGATACATATGATAGAGGGAGTTATATCTATTATCTAGAGATAGTGTGATCGAGAAGTATTACGGAGATAATGGAATTGAGAAGTTATATCTACAGAATGTGGGATGAGAAGATATTCTTgacaattttcttatttttctgaatttttattttcatttattattttattattttccataatattcttcatatattaaatattattttaaattaaccTATAGTCTAAaactatttgttttattttacatCCAGTTAGGCTAACAAAATGGgtcaataataatataatatatactaAACTAATAGAAATAGAATAGTCaaacttaaataaataattaacaaACGAAGTTTATTAATTTCAAAAACTAACCACCTACTTTCAGGTGGGTAACTACCATTTTGCCACATCCACATCCACATCCACATCCATAAAGTGTGAGCTGTTTCTAGTATCTCTATCACTAAATGGAGGTGCTCTTTTGGTGTCAAATGGCTTCATCAAATTTTGAAGTGCCAATAATATGCTTACATAACATAGTTATCAAATTAagtcaataaaatataaatacacaaaagcataaaatcaaaaaaGTAACCAAACACCACTATTCTATGTCTGAAAAAACAAACCACATACAATCTTTTTAGCTGACCT
This portion of the Rosa chinensis cultivar Old Blush chromosome 1, RchiOBHm-V2, whole genome shotgun sequence genome encodes:
- the LOC112199066 gene encoding cation/H(+) antiporter 15 translates to MAKTTFNIMYGNKTSFNVCYNKTETRNTGLWSAENPFVSSLPMLIIQLLAVLLLGHILAYILKPLRQPRIVSNILAGVLLGPSFFAITRIVGVSILPFDSIMTLETLANLGLVFHIFLIGLEFEFRPVVRAGTKALSIALAGVVFAIPAGWALHTYVLFRDFETVKAKSNMKNVAYGPIFWGIVLSSTNFADITQILADFKLLHSEVGRLALSGAIISDVASWFLFLVVMAILGYGKLYTVLLTLGFIAYSIFLLRPALAWVMRHTTKEDGYSDVQICFILFGIVLSGLITDACGGHSIVGPFMLGAIMPRGVHFKQMFADRVGKFVESLMMPLFYLVIGARFHSFWLLGDLNNNLQAESTVPQLVGVIILAFTAKIVGTFIAAVLNKMTPRDSLVLGILMNTKGLLALLILTSARDLKALDTQTYGVMLVAIWAMTVPVGPFLALICKSTKSSTQYKQRSIQSVGVETELRILACTHTASNASGIISLIDASNPSSKSPIHVFAVKLVELTDHNAAMLIVHDSCNKTGADGNDDLSSNAFQNYARQRENVSVQSLTAVSAYATMHEDICNMADEKHVNFIILPFRMPTTIDGVPDDRYDPLLTEISKKVMENAKCSVGLLVDCGLVTFHNASLESQNFVMFFIGGPDDREALAYAWRMARHPRVNLKVIRFTLSKEAWEVSYHHDGDEEYKTNENIRQQKQLDDACIDEFKLESMNEPSLVLCEKLVNNLEDIINIVSTMEGQYQLYIVGRGHDGCSPITAPLFECNKTNKLGTWGETLASSSVMGSTSLLIIQQGASVDELDEIMGSDGKHFGDTTRQPPVKDAEDSLLRTSSVN